Proteins encoded in a region of the Sebastes fasciatus isolate fSebFas1 chromosome 9, fSebFas1.pri, whole genome shotgun sequence genome:
- the LOC141773765 gene encoding uncharacterized protein LOC141773765 isoform X2: MQTCIIRTKIYMPTDKQFVPVFSFESILEGLFAPELVEDLKLFKDFEPTAVSDWSFDENCLFCCLRRDKVKEHLIGLSDEGLEDTAKPLLVKDQTAISRLEKQAEEFLNAVLCRKDVPNFSDPHIPVVAREILQRMIRQFAAEYTSKTSSPQDSGSDSQPCSDQSLPTPPLLSGPPPPTSPAHNQNPVLSKLLMADQDAPLDLTIKRPLAVPSEQDGVLDLSIKKNRHSSSSLPVCSPCFSPATSTLKGESHDLPIAKVKDLQSTSTLEQFMAKLCPHHQRQIVDAIGFLQTEVKALTSSNTQQASKSTSGIQGTPCSTAKSNAVTPEKSCHDLRFPSESTPKSEVQDMSLSIPSSCAMKQVPEDSVSPKTSAGPALDLRSPGSGSNQALVTPTANPVDAENNRNGDHAPLKMKIMTSNVAAGKKLSCVLNASLSSQSDTLEDRQGNANSSNRTETHSARLSSSVKRHNQNSHTHQVRQRDTLGYAKDNPANLFSVHMTIPSDSPRTARKTIRPSSDHRIRDSAFRGMADPDLGHCDIVFIDKPITECFKEQRRRMLPRRNARKSTRGHMYSDEIWELKTVRTLAGRGNCRNPMPELITLVTPKQVLSKPEGVPPVDIHFAGACRETMNQQMSTEESDESVIPGTGDMVEVAASDETSQTDQCQSKGQTAPSSPIRSPTENKETDMNTNVEQEKTGDTWTTITGSEESVAQAPFEAEKDNEPEPQEDIRESNEQIVTETVVEPLEDITIEEDEPQQPSDKLHTSEPILQQNSAPSPVAQTEEGIEENKREKIQDDQETQIQYDNVEVTEKSNTTGSAEEPMVTEREIQTSEAVDSVMPSETEGDNDDDVSSKTLDALLKELPPWRRKKGAAVSLPKQLKKTEAVVVGFVNGRPVSASDRSLRRRSSNSSTSPSKTPVKSSQNVPNKTPVDSTIENKSMEKDLPETDIAVKSNETTPVIQQVEEPSSATPSSAEPSSATPSSAEPSSATLSSAEPSSATLSSAEPSSATLLSAEPSTATLSYAEPSSATLSSAEPSTATLSSTEPSSATLLSAEPSSATLSSAEPSTATLSSAEPSTATLLSAEPSSAEQSSTTPSSPTSKFPPRTKPSRKQKRVQRDQDSLPVLSDQRQLRSASQRPAETPVSPPKSNAVTSISSPKPTATHALPSTEHLPSSPLPSSLPVTSPPIGSSSSAASEQSQQHTVLETTVESNTENTQPVETTSEETQKNEEENRSQAKQKLQSEKALVDNGKSEEQQLSGEVTSPLESPVKTEIQTQIMPLRSKRVLQKEAEAGDVALPQKPNVASLGGKSASGDDSSSSVSDKPTRMPLRSESSKAEMSHQPVTQSSPVDNKKLALRSQKLAVPSTSALTVAGRQSDAASPIRTITEKVTKAQVKPPPGSVASVLPHSSAVPVNTPRSEPPKQTNKFLENLTGEDNQQLITNLNIKYDKMQKGWVQLDKEGQPVTKYKNKADRQAAIWKSKRRARKSKSSEHQKYSPVQMLFMKGFNLTSICRWFLDTTETKSLVIVKKVNTRLPSETQLCFHSSSSASGTSQGVFPSLQAERLKKHLKKFAIASPVKSNPKSQKLIAKALEQEANAVKGKERRELPSTTPTLTMSHSAKACGQMVESQKSSGKSKNPASARILRKYSNIREKMQVQQTNVRLKEASKTLKTNNMKRLATKKSAAKSNLKPSLKAKKSPLPIGKQMKASAAKMERRKTLVGKKTTKHPVQQRAVKAQSSKASKNATKKDKLPKRCSQRLGSPKISDHNPVDTSKSKVDNKKQIEAEKVEVEKPAVNKVSAAKVQTKGSSQSTVAEIKGTENAVEIPQQSMDVKAPTSPDQVLTRSQRKMEAAVPLSGSPSPAPKRAKKTKTTQNASPKPVRKSEVPTLTRRGALKSLAKTRHAASLPRSVTKSATKRARELLETPAKRTRTSLSK, encoded by the exons GTTTCGAGAGCATTCTCGAGGGTCTGTTTGCTCCAGAGCTGGTAGAAGACCTAAAATTATTTAAAG ACTTTGAGCCTACAGCAGTGTCTGACTGGTCATTTGATGAAAACTGTCTGTTCTGCTGTTTGAGACGAGACAAAGTAAAG GAACACTTAATTGGCTTAAGCGACGAGGGGCTTGAAGATACAGCCAAACCTCTCCTGGTTAAAGATCAGACCGCAATCAGCAGACTAGAGAAACAAGCCGAGGAATTTCTCAATGCAGTCCTCTGCAGAAAAG aTGTGCCAAATTTCTCGGACCCACACATTCCAGTAGTGGCTCGAGAGATCCTTCAGAGAATGATCCGACAGTTTGCTGCCGAATATACCTCAAAAACCAGCTCCCCTCAGGACAGTGGCTCTGATTCCCAGCCTTGCTCTGACCAAAGCCTGCCGACCCCACCCTTGCTCTCAGGGCCTCCTCCCCCCACCAGCCCTGCACACAACCAGAACCCCGTCCTCAGCAAGCTCCTCATGGCTGACCAGGATGCTCCTCTTGACCTCACCATCAAGAGGCCCCTGGCTGTGCCTAGTGAACAAG atggAGTTCTTGACTTGTCTATCAAAAAGAATCGccatagcagcagcagcctgcctgTCTGTAGTCCCTGCTTTTCTCCAGCCACATCCACGCTCAAAGG TGAGTCTCACGACTTGCCTATTGCAAAGGTAAAAGACCTGCAGTCCACCTCCACGCTGGAGCAGTTCATGGCCAAACTCTGTCCCCACCATCAGAGACAGATTGTAGATGCCATAGGTTTTCTACAGACAGAGGTAAAAGCACTGACATCTTCCAACACACAGCAAGCCTCTAAATCTACCTCTGGGATCCAGGGGACTCCTTGTTCCACCGCAAAATCCAACGCAGTCACCCCTGAGAAGTCATGCCATGACCTAAGGTTTCCCAGTGAATCCACTCCTAAGTCAGAAGTCCAGGATATGTCCCTTTCTATCCCAAGCAGCTGTGCAATGAAACAGGTTCCAGAGGATTCGGTGTCACCGAAAACATCTGCTGGCCCTGCTTTGGATCTCCGCAGCCCTGGGTCAGGGAGTAATCAGGCTTTGGTCACTCCCACTGCTAATCCAGTGGATGCAGAGAACAACCGTAATGGTGATCATGCTCCTCTTAAGATGAAAATCATGACCAGCAATGTTGCTGCCGGTAAGAAGTTGTCATGTGTGCTCAACGCCTCTCTTTCATCTCAATCTGACACTTTGGAGGACAGACAGGGTAACGCAAATTCATCCAACAGAACAGAGACTCATAGTGCCAGACTCAGCTCCTCTGTGAAAAGACACAATCAGAATAGTCACACACATCAAGTCAGGCAGAGAGATACTCTTGGGTATGCCAAAGATAATCCAGCAAATCTGTTTTCAGTCCACATGACCATTCCTTCAGATTCTCCGAGGACCGCTAGGAAGACCATCAGGCCATCGTCTGATCATCGGATCAGAGACTCGGCTTTTAGGGGAATGGCTGACCCTGATCTTGGCCACTGtgacattgtttttattgacaAACCAATTACAGAGTGTTTTAAGGAACAGCGGCGCAGAATGCTTCCACGCCGCAATGCTAGAAAAAGCACCAGAGGACATATGTATTCAGATGAAATCTGGGAGTTAAAAACAGTTCGTACATTGGCTGGGAGGGGCAACTGTCGTAACCCAATGCCAGAGCTGATCACATTGGTCACTCCAAAACAAGTGCTGTCGAAGCCTGAAGGTGTACCGCCTGTGGATATACATTTTGCTGGAGCATGCAGGGAGACAATGAATCAACAAATGTCCACAGAAGAGTCAGATGAGAGTGTGATACCAGGAACAGGAGATATGGTGGAGGTAGCAGCCAGCGATGAAACTAGTCAAACAGATCAGTGTCAGAGCAAGGGGCAGACTGCTCCTTCGTCTCCGATAAGGTCCccaacagaaaacaaagaaaccGATATGAACACAAATGTAGAACAGGAAAAGACTGGAGATACATGGACCACGATaacaggaagtgaagaaagTGTTGCTCAGGCTCCATTTGAAGCAGAAAAAGATAATGAGCCTGAGCCTCAAGAGGACATACGTGAAAGCAATGAGCAAATAGTCACAGAAACAGTAGTGGAACCATTAGAGGATATAACCATAGAAGAAGATGAGCCCCAGCAACCGTCAGATAAACTGCACACCAGTGAGCCTATTCTCCAGCAGAATAGCGCCCCATCACCGGTGGCTCAAACTGAGGAAGGAatagaggaaaataaaaggGAGAAAATACAAGATGACCAAGAGACACAGATACAATATGACAATGTGGAAGTGACGGAAAAGTCCAACACCACCGGTTCGGCAGAGGAGCCGATGGTGACAGAGCGAGAAATTCAAACATCTGAAGCAGTTGACAGTGTTATGCCTTCAGAGACTGAAGGTGATAATGACGATGATGTGTCTTCAAAGACACTTGATGCGCTCTTGAAGGAATTACCCCCTTGGCGTAGAAAAAAAGGTGCTGCAGTTTCGCTGCCAaagcagttaaaaaaaacagaagcgGTGGTAGTTGGTTTTGTCAATGGTAGACCCGTTTCGGCCTCTGACAGAAGTCTGCGTCGTAGATCAAGTAACAGCAGCACATCACCTAGTAAAACCCCGGTGAAATCCAGTCAGAATGTCCCCAACAAGACTCCTGTTGATTCAACTATTGAAAACAAAAGTATGGAGAAAGATCTACCTGAAACGGACATAGCTGTAAAATCGAATGAGACTACTCCTGTTATTCAGCAGGTGGAAGAACCATCCTCTGCCACACCATCGTCTGCAGAACCATCCTCTGCCACACCATCATCTGCAGAACCATCCTCTGCCACATTATCGTCTGCAGAACCATCCTCTGCCACACTATCGTCTGCAGAACCATCCTCTGCCACACTATTGTCTGCAGAACCATCCACTGCCACACTATCGTATGCAGAACCATCCTCTGCCACACTATCGTCTGCAGAACCATCCACTGCCACACTATCGTCTACAGAACCATCCTCTGCCACACTATTGTCTGCAGAACCATCCTCTGCCACACTATCGTCTGCAGAACCATCCACTGCCACACTATCGTCTGCAGAACCATCCACTGCCACACTATTGTCTGCAGAACCATCCTCTGCAGAACAATCCTCTACCACACCATCAAGCCCAACATCTAAATTTCCCCCAAGGACCAAACCAAGCCGGAAACAAAAGAGAGTCCAGAGAGATCAGGATAGTTTGCCTGTCCTCTCTGATCAGCGGCAACTTAGATCAGCCAGCCAGAGGCCGGCTGAAACTCCAGTATCACCTCCTAAATCAAATGCTGTCACTTCCATTTCATCTCCAAAACCTACAGCTACCCATGCTCTTCCATCTACAGAgcacctcccctcctccccccttccGTCTTCGCTTCCTGTTACTTCTCCTCCAATTGGGTCATCTTCCTCTGCAGCCTCTGAACAGTCCCAACAGCACACAGTTCTAGAGACAACTGTGGAATCAAACACTGAAAACACTCAGCCAGTAGAGACGACCtctgaagaaacacaaaaaaacgaaGAAGAAAATAGATCACAGGCCAAACAGAAACTACAGTCTGAAAAGGCTTTGGTAGACAACGGTAAGAGTGAGGAACAGCAACTTAGCGGTGAGGTAACAAGTCCATTAGAGAGTCCTGTTAAGACTGAAATCCAAACACAGATTATGCCATTAAGAAGTAAGCGGGTTCTCCAAAAGGAGGCAGAAGCGGGTGATGTTGCTTTGCCGCAGAAGCCAAATGTAGCATCTTTAGGAGGCAAGTCTGCAAGTGGAGATGATAGCAGTTCTTCCGTATCAGACAAACCCACAAGAATGCCATTAAGGAGTGAGAGCAGTAAGGCTGAAATGTCCCACCAGCCTGTTACCCAGTCATCACCAGTGGACAACAAGAAATTGGCTTTGAGATCACAAAAATTGGCGGTGCCCTCTACCAGTGCTCTTACTGTAGCTGGAAGACAGAGTGATGCAGCTTCCCCTATCAGAACAATTACAGAAAAAGTAACCAAAGCTCAGGTGAAGCCCCCTCCAGGTTCTGTTGCGTCTGTGTTGCCCCACAGCTCAGCCGTGCCTGTCAATACACCAAGATCTGAGCCCccaaaacaaactaacaaattCTTGGAGAATCTGACTGGAGAAGACAACCAACAGCTAATTACAAATCTGAACATTAAGTATGATAAAATGCAAAAAGGCTGGGTGCAATTGGACAAAGAGGGTCAGCCagtaacaaaatacaaaaacaaagcagacagacaggcagctaTATGGAAAAGTAAACGCAGGGCACGGAAATCAAAGTCTTCAGAGCACCAGAAATACTCACCAGTCCAAATGCTCTTCATGAAAGGTTTTAATCTCACCAGTATTTGTCGCTGGTTCCTTGACACAACAGAAACAAAGTCCCTTGTCATCGTCAAGAAGGTGAATACACGTCTTCCGTCAGAAACTCAGCTGTGCTTCCACAGCTCTTCCAGTGCTTCAGGGACTTCTCAGGGGGTATTTCCGAGCCTACAGGCAGAGCGCTTAAAGAAACATTTGAAAAAGTTTGCCATTGCCTCTCCTGTGAAGAGCAACCCCAAGAGTCAGAAACTGATTGCTAAAGCACTGGAGCAAGAAGCAAATGCAGTCAAAGGGAAAGAAAGACGAGAACTTCCGAGTACTACTCCGACTTTGACCATGTCACACTCTGCCAAAGCCTGTGGACAGATGGTTGAATCCCAGAAATCCTCTGGTAAATCAAAGAATCCAGCTAGTGCAAGGATCCTGAGGAAATACTCTAATATCCGAGAGAAGATGCAGGTTCAGCAAACCAACGTTAGACTCAAAGAGGCCTCAAAAACCTTAAAAACTAACAATATGAAAAGACTGGCCACCAAAAAGTCTGCCGCAAAGTCAAATTTGAAACCATCTCTGAAGGCAAAAAAATCACCCCTACCTATCGGTAAACAAATGAAAGCATCTGCAGCAAAAATGGAAAGAAGGAAAACATTGGtcggcaaaaaaactacaaagcaTCCCGTTCAACAGAGGGCAGTCAAGGCTCAGAGCAGTAAAGCTTCAAAAAATGCaactaaaaaagacaaattgcCAAAGAGATGTTCACAACGACTAGGCTCTCCTAAAATATCTGACCATAACCCTGTCGACACATCTAAAAGCAAGGTGGACAATAAAAAGCAAATAGAAGCAGAGAAGGTAGAGGTGGAAAAACCCGCTGTGAATAAAGTGAGTGCTGCAAAAGTCCAAACGAAGGGATCATCGCAAAGTACTGTCGCTGAAATCAAAGGTACGGAGAACGCTGTTGAAATCCCGCAGCAGAGCATGGATGTCAAGGCTCCGACCTCACCTGACCAGGTACTAACAAGATCCCAGAGAAAAATGGAGGCGGCAGTCCCTTTGAGTGGGAGCCCCAGTCCTGCTCCAAAGAGGGCCAAAAAGACCAAGACAACACAAAATGCATCTCCAAAACCAGTCAGGAAAAGTGAGGTACCCACGCTGACGAGGAGAGGGGCTTTAAAGTCTCTTGCAAAGACAAGGCATGCGGCCTCGTTGCCACGCAGTGTGACAAAATCTGCAACCAAGAGAGCAAGGGAGCTTTTAGAGACCCCGGCTAAGCGCACCAGGACATCACTCTCAAAATGA
- the LOC141773765 gene encoding ligand-dependent corepressor isoform X4: MASQCKRQQCTIDRRGFRQELDSWRHKLVHCVGFESILEGLFAPELVEDLKLFKDFEPTAVSDWSFDENCLFCCLRRDKVKEHLIGLSDEGLEDTAKPLLVKDQTAISRLEKQAEEFLNAVLCRKDVPNFSDPHIPVVAREILQRMIRQFAAEYTSKTSSPQDSGSDSQPCSDQSLPTPPLLSGPPPPTSPAHNQNPVLSKLLMADQDAPLDLTIKRPLAVPSEQDGVLDLSIKKNRHSSSSLPVCSPCFSPATSTLKGRSLRAGGQVGLFMRSLQDGRRRENIGHSTRYKASSSLAYSLHIKEEPDLESDPESPLSHSSRPTDLFKNGSASWNSKSHFGALLKLKTNSEASEHLKDIPRLLEAAGLWTKALDYEKGNLQEACRDHSLSLSHSSSFDLKIPQVRVLATDASWDSLSNVYSGSACENGLGKALRSILPRQIQKKSSGGFSSSGSEKEYWPHDTDRKASRGSFSLDSESDKQPRKKRGRYRQYNTDLLEEAIEVVMGGKMSVSKAQTIYGIPHSTLEYKVKERLGTLKHPPKKKLKLIKVEEQGVSRSPERKENSQHIVSEKGESASEENGNDFNDGSLSSNE; encoded by the exons GTTTCGAGAGCATTCTCGAGGGTCTGTTTGCTCCAGAGCTGGTAGAAGACCTAAAATTATTTAAAG ACTTTGAGCCTACAGCAGTGTCTGACTGGTCATTTGATGAAAACTGTCTGTTCTGCTGTTTGAGACGAGACAAAGTAAAG GAACACTTAATTGGCTTAAGCGACGAGGGGCTTGAAGATACAGCCAAACCTCTCCTGGTTAAAGATCAGACCGCAATCAGCAGACTAGAGAAACAAGCCGAGGAATTTCTCAATGCAGTCCTCTGCAGAAAAG aTGTGCCAAATTTCTCGGACCCACACATTCCAGTAGTGGCTCGAGAGATCCTTCAGAGAATGATCCGACAGTTTGCTGCCGAATATACCTCAAAAACCAGCTCCCCTCAGGACAGTGGCTCTGATTCCCAGCCTTGCTCTGACCAAAGCCTGCCGACCCCACCCTTGCTCTCAGGGCCTCCTCCCCCCACCAGCCCTGCACACAACCAGAACCCCGTCCTCAGCAAGCTCCTCATGGCTGACCAGGATGCTCCTCTTGACCTCACCATCAAGAGGCCCCTGGCTGTGCCTAGTGAACAAG atggAGTTCTTGACTTGTCTATCAAAAAGAATCGccatagcagcagcagcctgcctgTCTGTAGTCCCTGCTTTTCTCCAGCCACATCCACGCTCAAAGG GCGATCCTTGAGAGCGGGCGGGCAGGTCGGGCTGTTTATGAGGAGCCTacaggatgggaggaggagggagaatatCGGCCACTCCACCCGTTATAAGGCTTCCTCATCTCTTGCATACTCGCTGCACATCAAAGAGGAGCCCGATCTGGAGAGCGACCCAGAGTCACCTCTCAGCCACAGCTCCAGACCTACTGACCTTTTCAAAAATGGATCGGCTTCCTGGAATTCAAAAAGTCATTTTGGGGCCCTCCTCAAACTCAAAACCAACAGCGAGGCTAGCGAGCACCTAAAAGACATACCCAGGTTGTTGGAAGCTGCTGGACTTTGGACAAAGGCACTTGACTATGAGAAAGGAAACCTCCAGGAGGCCTGCAGGGATCACAGCCTCTCCCTTTCTCATTCATCATCTTTTGACCTCAAGATTCCCCAGGTGCGAGTTTTGGCAACAGACGCATCTTGGGATTCCCTGTCCAACGTATATTCGGGATCAGCTTGTGAGAACGGTCTGGGAAAGGCACTTCGTTCCATTCTACCTCGGCAGATCCAGAAAAAGAGCAGTGGAGGTTTTAGTAGCTCAGGTTCAGAGAAGGAATACTGGCCTCACGACACTGACCGCAAAGCCTCGCGGGGAAGCTTTTCTTTGGATTCAGAGTCAGACAAGCAGCCTAGGAAGAAACGTGGGCGATATCGACAGTACAACACTGACCTGCTTGAAGAGGCTATTGAGGTGGTGATGGGCGGGAAAATGAGCGTGTCTAAAGCCCAAACCATCTATGGCATTCCACACAGCACCCTGGAATACAAAGTCAAAGAGCGACTGGGGACCTTGAAGCATCCACCCAAAAAGAAACTGAAGCTGATAAAGGTAGAGGAACAGGGTGTTTCTCGGTCCCCAGAGAGGAAGGAAAACTCCCAGCACATTGTTTCTGAGAAAGGAGAGAGTGCATCTGAAGAGAACGGGAATGATTTCAATGATGGAAGTCTCTCATCAAATGAGTGA